TTGCTGCCATCATCCACACGCGAAAAAATACTGAGATGATGTTCAATCTCACAGCGATCCTGGTCCAAATCACAAGTCCAAATATAAGATACGGAGCGCTCATCCAGCACAAAAGGCTGCTCCTCATCATAACGGATAAGCGTATTGGGATGATGCACATCAAACAAAAACGTTCCATCAGGCTTCAGCATCTCATATGTCCGCTGGAAGGTTCGAACAACATCTTCTTGTTCGAGCAGATAATTGACGCAATCACAGAATGATATCACCGAATCCACAGGTTCCGGAACTCGCCAGTCTCGCATATCCTGCTGCACCCAACGTACGCTGCCTTCCCGATACAAGCGATGACCCTGAGGCGTTGCCTCCATCTTGCTGCGTGCAACCGACAGCATATCTGCTGACAGGTCAATGCCCGTAACTTCGAAACCGGAGTTCACGAGCGG
The window above is part of the Paenibacillus sp. 1781tsa1 genome. Proteins encoded here:
- a CDS encoding class I SAM-dependent methyltransferase; this translates as MSYRKFAYVYDELMEDMPYPDWIRFARTAWEKHGMPKSVAELGCGTGSITIPLVNSGFEVTGIDLSADMLSVARSKMEATPQGHRLYREGSVRWVQQDMRDWRVPEPVDSVISFCDCVNYLLEQEDVVRTFQRTYEMLKPDGTFLFDVHHPNTLIRYDEEQPFVLDERSVSYIWTCDLDQDRCEIEHHLSIFSRVDDGSKDMYQRFEEVHVQRAYNPDWMKLELSKAGFRDVKVYADFEWKEAGDSAQRLFYVAVK